The Aerosakkonema funiforme FACHB-1375 genome segment AATGCCAGTCAAACCTGTGGCTGCGGTAAGTCTTTTGCTGTGTAAGTAGTATCCCGTCCTGCACGGAGCGATCGAAAGCAGCCATTGTCACTAATTAAAAAAGAAAAAGGCAAAATTGTGCTTACCTCTTTCTTTTTTATTTTTTAATCTCTTTTTTGAACACCGATGACCCAACAAACAGCTGCGGAGATTTTTGAATCTGGTATTGAACGCTATAAAGCTGGCGAAACTCCGGAGACTCTCATACCCTATTTCAAAGATATTTGCGATCGCACTCCTAAAAACGGTTCCGCTTGGACTTGTTTGGCTTGGTTGTACCTGTTGGACGATAAACCCAATCAAGCTTACAAAGCAGCCCAAAAGGCAGTGAAGTTAACGCCGCAAGAACCGCAAGCACGCATTAACCTCGCATCTGCTATGCTCGAAACCAATCAAACTGGGGTGCGACAACATATCGAAATTGTCGGACAGATACTTGCTTTGGATTCGGAATTGCGTCGCGAGATTCAAGAAAATATTGAAGAAGGTTTAACCAGAAAACCAGAATGGAAGAGTCTTGAGCGCATCCAGACCTGGCTGTTTGGTTGATAAATTGGTTATGCCTGACCGAGCGACGATGATTGATGACTAAA includes the following:
- a CDS encoding tetratricopeptide repeat protein, whose translation is MTQQTAAEIFESGIERYKAGETPETLIPYFKDICDRTPKNGSAWTCLAWLYLLDDKPNQAYKAAQKAVKLTPQEPQARINLASAMLETNQTGVRQHIEIVGQILALDSELRREIQENIEEGLTRKPEWKSLERIQTWLFG